A DNA window from Purpureocillium takamizusanense chromosome 9, complete sequence contains the following coding sequences:
- the SBH1 gene encoding Arf guanine nucleotide exchange factor sbh1 (TransMembrane:1 (o85-105i)~COG:U~EggNog:ENOG503P6QV) has protein sequence MSSPRPASPVNSPAAASGASVGRPSSPTPPGGARTAIRRRAAADQKEKIANARPTSTRAAGAGGSSSTMLRLYTDESPGLKVDPVIVLVLSLVFIFSVVALHIIAKITRRFSS, from the exons ATG tcctctcctcgtcctgcgtCCCCCGTCAACTCGCCTgccgcggccagcggcgcgagcgTCGGCCGACCGTCCTCCCCGACCCCCCCCGGTGGCGCCCGAACTGCCAtccgacgacgcgctgctgccgaccAGAAGGAGAAGATTGCCAATGCTCGcccgacgagcacgagggcagctggtgctggcggctccagcagcaccatgcTGA GACTGTACACCGATGAGTCTCCCGGCCTCAAGGTCGaccccgtcatcgtccttgTTCTGTCTCTGGTCTTCATCTTCAGCGTTGTCGCATTGCACA TCATTGCCAAGATTACCAGGCGATTCTCCAGCTAA
- a CDS encoding Protein-serine/threonine phosphatase (EggNog:ENOG503NTXG~COG:K), with protein sequence MSDTVVPSNPAAEVQPEKGPSHSDMNGKDVDHQLHSEDRGSKGGRSLLKVPSRSSSQQRNQSSVATTGLSGATVTDHRNSISGRSKESKGSFADHQRNGSASSNRTGGESEQGNTVGNSQPSSPSTTDQKRRKKRGGLLSLLGCCGVPDEANAVDEGGAENVHKVEKLPQRPTTSKSRPPGSQEHQPTKQPNEKEAQHPVVLTEALPPAVTVEPPKSETQGASAPEGDNSHEDDGDVGMQDAPPSEELPEPSTAAEAAEPQQKTVPPPPPPGPSPAIATPLPLTEAASPAPEPQKWLLPAIAPEHKGRKCLVLDLDETLVHSSFKILHQADFTIPVEIEGNYHNVYVIKRPGVDEFMKRVGELYEVVVFTASVSKYGDPLLDQLDIHKVVHHRLFRESCYNHQGNYVKDLSQVGRDLKDTIIIDNSPTSYIFHPQHAVPISSWFSDAHDNELLDLIPVLEDLAGPNVSDVSLVLDVTL encoded by the exons ATGTCCGACACTGTCGTGCCGTCAAAcccagccgccgaggtcCAGCCTGAGAAGGGCCCGAGTCATTCCGACATGAATGGAAAAGACGTCGATCATCAGCTGCATTCGGAAGATAGGGGATCAAAGGGCGGCCGCAGCCTGCTAAAGGTGCCATCTAGGTCGTCATCGCAACAGCGAAACCAATCTTCGGTAGCAACCACTGGTCTCAGTGGAGCCACCGTCACCGATCACCGGAATAGCATAAGCGGACGGTCCAAGGAATCCAAGGGTAGCTTCGCAGACCACCAACGCAATGGGAGCGCATCGAGCAATCGCACTGGTGGTGAAAGCGAACAAGGGAACACTGTCGGCAACTCCCagccgagctcgccgtccaccACCGATCAAAAAAGGAGGAAGAAACGCGGGGGCCTGCTGTCGCTACTGGGATGCTGCGGCGTCCCGGATGAGGCGAATGCGGTTGACGAAGGAGGCGCGGAGAACGTGCACAAGGTGGAAAAGCTGCCACAGCGGCCCACCACGTCAAAGTCACGGCCTCCGGGCTCCCAAGAGCACCAGCCTACCAAGCAGCCGAACGAGAAAGAGGCGCAACACCCTGTGGTTTTGACAGAG GCCTTGCCCCCTGCGGTCACCGTCGAACCGCCCAAGTCCGAGACCCAGGGGGCCTCCGCCCCGGAGGGCGACAACTCGCAcgaggatgatggcgatgtTGGCATGCAGGACGCGCCCCCGTCGGAAGAGTTACCAGAACCGTCTACAGCTGCTGAAGCCGCGGAGCCTCAGCAGaagacggtgccgccgccgccgccgcctggccctAGCCCAGCTATCGCCACGCCCCTTCCCCTTACCGAAGcagcgtcgcccgcgccagaGCCGCAGAAGTGGCTATTGCCCGCTATCGCGCCAGAGCACAAGGGTAGAAAATGCTTGGTGTTGGACTTGGACGAAACGTTGGTCCACAGCTCGTTCAAG ATTCTTCATCAGGCAGATTTCACAATACCTGTCGAGATCGAGGGCAATTACCACAACGTGTACGTCATCAAGCGACCTGGCGTGGACGAGTTCATGAAGAGGGTCGGCGAACTCTACGAAGTTGTTGTCTTCACAGCGTCGGTGTCTAAG TATGGCGATCCGCTGCTGGACCAATTGGATATACACAAGGTCGTGCACCACCGTCTCTTCCGCGAGAGTTGCTACAATCACCAGGGGAATTATGTGAAAGACCTCTCACAAGTCGGACGCGACCTCAAGGACACTATTATTATCGACAATTCGCCCACCTCTTATATTTTCCACCCGCAGCACGCAGTGCCCATCAGCAGTTGGTTCTCAGATGCCCATGACAACGAGCTGTTGGATCTTATCCCCGTTCTCGAGGACTTGGCCGGCCCCAACGTGTCCGACGTCAGCCTGGTACTCGACGTCACGCTTTGA